The following coding sequences are from one Desulfonatronum thioautotrophicum window:
- a CDS encoding LptF/LptG family permease: MNFSAYLPHRWTLLQKRVFQEICVLFFLTWSGLISLLLVGRLLQLRELFLHQQVSTLDIIRLFVFLSPFFLFMLIPVACLLSIFLVFLRMSNDRELIALKSGGVSLYQILPAPIVFSLVASILALVVSLGGISWGFDNFRRIALELAHSKTQMVLQPGIFHKDFPGLTIFARNVDADQRLRQVFVEDQTRPEITAVIVAPVGYVVTEPQEGRILFALEHGRIYRLQQNAITELRFETYLVRLDLDQLLMGISVREPRPKEMSWAELRSWSAMPDLVEQRGEEFANRVAVEIQKRWVVPVACLILGLLAIPLAQAFEGLKRQYALILIMGVFFVFYGMFSTGIVLGELGIVPAYLPLWGQMLLFGAMAGLGIWFAAQERGLRIGEWIAHLQIFLNRKANSAGPS; encoded by the coding sequence TTGAACTTTTCCGCCTATCTTCCCCATCGCTGGACGCTGCTCCAGAAGCGGGTCTTCCAGGAAATCTGTGTTCTTTTCTTTCTGACCTGGTCCGGGTTGATTTCCCTGCTCCTTGTCGGACGCCTGTTGCAGTTGCGCGAGTTGTTTCTGCATCAGCAGGTGTCTACCCTGGACATCATCCGTCTGTTTGTATTTCTGAGTCCGTTCTTCCTGTTCATGCTCATTCCAGTGGCTTGCCTGCTGAGTATTTTTCTTGTTTTTTTGAGGATGAGCAACGATCGGGAACTGATCGCCTTGAAATCCGGTGGAGTCAGTCTGTACCAGATTTTACCGGCTCCAATCGTCTTTTCCCTCGTCGCGTCGATTCTGGCCCTGGTGGTCAGCCTGGGGGGGATTTCCTGGGGCTTTGACAATTTTCGCAGGATCGCTCTGGAATTGGCCCATTCCAAAACCCAGATGGTCTTGCAACCGGGAATCTTTCATAAAGACTTTCCAGGGTTGACGATCTTTGCAAGGAACGTGGACGCCGATCAACGGCTGCGCCAGGTTTTTGTTGAGGATCAGACCCGCCCCGAGATCACCGCGGTTATTGTCGCCCCGGTGGGCTACGTGGTTACCGAGCCCCAGGAAGGCCGCATCCTCTTTGCCTTGGAGCATGGCCGGATCTATCGCTTGCAGCAAAATGCCATCACCGAATTGCGCTTCGAGACCTATCTTGTCCGCCTGGACTTGGACCAGTTGCTGATGGGTATATCCGTGCGGGAGCCTCGGCCCAAGGAAATGTCCTGGGCGGAGTTGCGGAGTTGGTCCGCGATGCCTGACCTGGTGGAGCAGCGGGGTGAAGAGTTTGCCAACCGGGTGGCGGTGGAGATCCAGAAGCGCTGGGTCGTCCCCGTGGCCTGTCTGATTTTAGGGCTGCTGGCCATCCCTCTGGCCCAGGCTTTTGAAGGGTTGAAACGTCAGTATGCCTTGATTCTGATCATGGGCGTGTTTTTCGTGTTCTATGGCATGTTTTCCACCGGCATTGTCCTTGGAGAGCTGGGCATTGTCCCCGCCTATCTGCCACTTTGGGGACAAATGCTGCTTTTCGGGGCCATGGCCGGATTGGGAATCTGGTTCGCGGCCCAGGAGCGCGGGTTGCGCATTGGCGAGTGGATTGCCCACCTGCAAATATTTCTGAACCGGAAAGCAAACTCGGCCGGCCCTTCATGA
- a CDS encoding ABC transporter substrate-binding protein, which yields MAKGSRFGVLAALVLCLAFSGPAWAERTLVNGIDFGFPPFGFVDTQGNPAGFDVDAVNWIADKKGFSVRHQPMDWDGIIPALNTNRIDFIASGMSITEERKKVVNFTIPYYEVTQVLVVNANETATFDEMFTTGKRIGVQRGTNTHTLLIDMAKEPGMNFEIVAYDSTDLSMQDLPIGRIHGSAMDSSIAREVKRGRPFKTVGTFDVPPDGYGYAVRKTDTELLNMLNEGLKKLMADPYWVELKQRWELE from the coding sequence ATGGCGAAGGGATCACGTTTCGGCGTTTTAGCGGCACTGGTGCTTTGCCTCGCCTTCAGTGGCCCGGCCTGGGCCGAGAGGACACTGGTCAATGGCATTGACTTCGGTTTTCCACCATTTGGCTTCGTGGACACCCAGGGCAATCCGGCTGGCTTTGACGTGGATGCCGTCAACTGGATTGCCGACAAAAAGGGCTTTTCCGTCCGGCATCAGCCCATGGATTGGGACGGAATCATCCCGGCCTTGAATACCAACCGCATCGACTTCATTGCCTCGGGTATGAGCATCACCGAGGAACGGAAAAAGGTGGTCAACTTCACCATCCCGTACTATGAAGTCACCCAGGTTCTGGTGGTCAATGCAAATGAAACCGCCACCTTTGATGAAATGTTCACCACGGGCAAGAGAATCGGCGTCCAACGAGGCACAAACACCCATACCCTGCTCATCGATATGGCCAAGGAGCCGGGCATGAATTTCGAAATCGTCGCCTACGATTCCACGGACCTGTCCATGCAGGACCTGCCCATCGGTCGCATCCACGGCTCGGCCATGGACAGTTCCATTGCCCGGGAAGTCAAGAGAGGACGCCCCTTCAAAACCGTCGGCACCTTCGACGTTCCGCCGGACGGGTACGGTTACGCCGTCCGTAAAACCGACACGGAACTGCTGAACATGCTCAACGAGGGACTGAAGAAGCTGATGGCCGATCCATACTGGGTCGAACTGAAGCAGAGATGGGAACTTGAGTAG